The Pseudofrankia inefficax genome window below encodes:
- a CDS encoding enoyl-CoA hydratase — MTKTFIDYEVSDAVATITLDRPEAANAQTLELLDELDAAWRRAADDPEVRVIILQANGRHFSAGHDIKGVGGESNGAPPKWTLEGIYEIESRRFLEYSLRWRNVPKPSIAAVQGVCISGGLLLAWPCDLIIAADNATFSDPVVNMGIGGVEYHGHTWEMGPRKAKELLFTGRKMDAYEAERVGMVNRVVPLADLREATRALAAEIATKHPFALRQAKRAVNQTLDVQGFYAAVQSVFDIHQTGHGHALSESGMPILMLLDGMKEQLAKPSSNGR; from the coding sequence GTGACGAAGACGTTCATCGACTACGAGGTCAGCGACGCGGTCGCGACCATCACTTTGGACCGGCCGGAGGCAGCCAACGCCCAGACGTTGGAGCTGCTCGACGAGCTGGACGCCGCGTGGCGGCGGGCCGCCGACGACCCCGAGGTCCGGGTCATCATCCTGCAGGCCAACGGCAGGCACTTCTCCGCCGGCCACGACATCAAGGGTGTCGGCGGCGAGTCGAACGGGGCGCCGCCGAAGTGGACGCTGGAGGGGATCTACGAGATCGAGTCTCGTCGGTTCCTGGAGTACAGCCTGCGGTGGCGCAACGTGCCGAAGCCGTCGATCGCCGCCGTCCAGGGCGTGTGCATCTCCGGCGGCCTGCTGCTCGCCTGGCCCTGTGACCTGATCATCGCCGCGGACAACGCCACGTTCTCCGACCCGGTCGTGAACATGGGCATCGGCGGTGTCGAGTACCACGGCCACACCTGGGAGATGGGCCCGCGCAAGGCCAAGGAGCTGCTGTTCACCGGCCGCAAGATGGACGCCTACGAGGCGGAGCGCGTCGGCATGGTCAACCGGGTCGTCCCGCTGGCGGACCTGCGCGAGGCGACCAGGGCGCTCGCGGCCGAGATCGCGACCAAGCATCCGTTCGCGCTGCGCCAGGCCAAGCGGGCCGTCAACCAGACGCTCGACGTGCAGGGCTTCTACGCGGCGGTCCAGTCGGTCTTCGACATCCACCAGACCGGCCACGGCCACGCGCTGTCCGAGAGCGGCATGCCGATCCTCATGCTGCTCGACGGCATGAAGGAGCAGCTCGCGAAGCCCTCCTCCAACGGTCGCTGA